A genomic segment from Triticum dicoccoides isolate Atlit2015 ecotype Zavitan chromosome 1A, WEW_v2.0, whole genome shotgun sequence encodes:
- the LOC119268084 gene encoding protein CHROMATIN REMODELING 20-like isoform X1 has translation MDVNGKLSDGDLNKTEALHSNGQPVDDVIIIESEGDENKVVVETNIIEGPFEEHKEHRCGKTDNSVHEEASTSTDDDSDSDLYGFLRESENEQTSESDVEETDIEVALPEEKVEELVAEFHDVESKAAEAQESLEKESLEKIEAEVRLELSERLQGDALDLAVAIEMEQFKKEWSTELDDLEIRSAVLLEELDAAGVELPSLYKSIESQAPNVCETEAWKNRTHWAGSQVPEQANLSIRKADEYLQSCRPVRRKHGRLLEEGASGFLAGKVPLVDDDSVQCHEKSWSSFNELIKSIKCAKTSFGSSNWASVYLANTPQEAAALGLQFPGVDEVEEIAEVDGAVDDIKCVDEIELSEEQRRKYRKVREEDDAKAIKRLRRYMEKRTDGWCKGNVGLTSSSNGCCKLPLSLDDGVLDANRGRPLSEKQKMDKDEVSAELLKRTREDDVELDHKRSKTIVIESDDDMQMDSKLVLHIKDSEHSSAELEKGVDIIDLDLFPSQSPKFSDMDLPKSFKCTICTKMLNASDVHRHPVLDVAVCGSCRFLVIEKNRLEGPVSGGYCTWCVQCEQLLSCSSCKMLFCTKCLLKNLGEKCISEAKVTGWQCCCCQPSQLEHLVSECDKALSGVESSDLEGDNTSGTETNDPVSKHKRKKKIRRIMDDTELGEETKRKIAMEKARQEHLKSMHEQSASKLRSSNIGTSSGAVLEVFLQDAGDGHIVNPAREEDEEPVRIPSSISAKLKPHQVAGIIFMWENVIQSVRTVKSGDKGFGCILAHNMGLGKTFQVITFLYVVMRCAQLGLRTALIVTPVNVLHNWKKEFTKWQPAELKPLRVYMLEDVPRLKRLYLLNKWRAKGGVLLIGYSSFRNLSLGRHVKEKDTADEISNALQCGPDILVCDEAHMIKNRKADTTHALKQVKTQRRIALTGSPLQNNLMEYYCMVDFVREGFLGSSHEFRNRFQNPIENGQHTNSTSDDVKIMNQRSHILYEQLKGFVQRMDMNVVKNDLPPKKVFVIIVKLSQLQRKLYRRFLDVHGFSSGTSEKPYQHGGFFAKYQKLAQIWNHPGLLQMAKEQRGSLRREDAVENFLTDESSSDDNHNIEIQLPNGGKQKSRTDQQSKKIDLLNEESNWWENLLDDNTFKEADYSGKMVLLLDILATCYELGDKALVFSQNLTTLDLVEFYLSKMQIKGKEGKYWKQGKDWYRLDGSTPSSERQNLVERFNDPANTRVKCTLISTRAGSLGINLHAANRVVLLDGSWNPTHDLQAIYRVWRYGQMKPVYAYRLMAHGTMEEKIYKRQVTKEGLAARVVDRQQVSRTISKEEMLHLFEFGDEELLDESGNDTIIDRTKVGMEKLSMPNSTELPVDTLMLNLLSDHPRWIAGYHEHEVLLQENEEERLTKEEQDMAWSNFKQSQQLDAVARKAAHDHERKPIESNPPPPKVTSRSRQAQQPKSHSNNQKKCTNLNHMLTLRSHGTKAGCTTSCDECGQTISWETLNRSDGRLR, from the exons ATGGATGTGAATGGAAAATTATCTGATGGCGACTTAAATAAAACAGAAGCTCTTCACTCGAATGGACAGCCGGTAGATGATGTCATAATTATAGAATCTGAAGGGGATGAGAACAAAGTTGTAGTAGAAACTAACATCATAGAAGGTCCATTTGAGGAGCACAAGGAACACAGATGTGGCAAAACGGACAATAGTGTGCATGAAGAAGCATCCACTAGCACTGATGATGATTCAGACAGTGACCTGTATGGATTTCTCCGCGAGTCAGAGAATGAACAAACTTCAGAGTCTGATGTTGAGGAGACAGACATTGAG GTGGCTCTGCCCGAGGAAAAAGTCGAAGAATTAGTTGCTGAATTCCATGATGTTGAGAGCAAA GCTGCTGAGGCGCAAGAATCACTTGAAAAGGAATCACTGGAAAAAATTGAGGCTGAAGTAAGATTGGAGTTATCTGAGAGGCTCCAAGGAGATGCG TTGGACTTAGCTGTGGCAATTGAGATGGAGCAATTCAAGAAGGAATGGTCAACCGAACTTGATGATTTGGAGATCCGTAGTGCTGTTCTGCTG GAAGAACTTGATGCTGCTGGCGTTGAACTTCCCAGCCTTTATAAATCAATAGAAAGTCAAGCGCCAAATGTTTGTGAGACTGAAGCATGGAAAAACAGGACTCATTGGGCTGGTTCTCAAGTTCCTGAACAAGCTAATCTATCAATCAGAAAAGCTGATGAGTACCTGCAGTCTTGTAGACCTGTAAGGAG AAAACATGGAAGGCTGCTGGAGGAAGGTGCTAGTGGCTTTCTTGCAGGAAAAGTTCCTCTTGTGGATGATGATTCTGTACAGTGCCATGAGAAAAGTTGGAGTTCATTCAATGAACTTATTAAATCTATTAAGTGTGCCAAAACTTCTTTTGGAAGCAGTAACTGGGCATCAGTTTATCTGGCCAATACACCCCAGGAAGCTGCCGCCTTAGGTCTCCAATTTCCAGGAGTTGATGAG gtggaggagaTAGCTGAAGTTGATGGTGCTGTTGATGACATAAAATGTGTTGATGAAATAGAGCTTTCTGAAGAACAGAGGAGAAAATACAGAAAG GTAAGAGAAGAAGATGATGCAAAGGCGATAAAACGTTTGCGGCGTTATATGGAAAAAAGGACAGACGGCTGGTGCAAG GGCAACGTCGGTTTGACCTCGTCATCAAATGGATGCTGTAAGCTACCTCTGTCATTAGATGATGGTGTTTTGGACGCCAACAGGGGTCGTCCTTTATCTGAAAAACAGAAAATGGATAAAGATGAAGTTTCCGCTGAGTTGCTGAAGCGAACACGTGAAGATGATGTTGAGCTTGACCACAAGAGGTCAAAAACTATAGTGATAGAGAGTGACGATGACATGCAGATGGACAGCAAGCTAGTTCTGCATATCAAGGACAGCGAGCATAGTTCAGCAGAGCTTGAAAAGGGGGTTGACATTATTGATCTTGATCTTTTCCCATCACAAAGCCCTAAGTTTAGTGATATGGATTTACCCAAGTCTTTTAAGTGCACAATTTGCACCAAAATGTTGAATGCCTCTGATGTGCATCGTCACCCAGTACTGGATGTTGCTGTTTGTGGGTCTTGCAGATTTCTGGTGATAGAGAAGAACCGTCTTGAG GGCCCTGTATCTGGTGGTTATTGCACCTGGTGTGTTCAGTGTGAACAACTTCTAAGTTGCAGTTCCTGTAAGATGCTTTTTTGTACAAAATGCTTGTTAAAGAATCTTGGTGAGAAATGCATATCAGAAGCTAAAGTCACTGGCTGGCAGTGTTGCTGCTGCCAACCCAGTCAACTGGAACACTTAGTTTCTGAATGTGATAAGGCTCTGAGTGGTGTTGAATCTTCTGATCTCGAGGGTGACAACACTTCTGGAACCGAAACCAATGACCCTGTTAG CAAGCACAAAAGGAAAAAGAAGATAAGAAGAATCATGGATGATACAGAACTTGGGGAGGAAACAAAGCGTAAAATTGCAATGGAGAAG GCTAGGCAAGAACATTTGAAGTCAATGCATGAGCAGTCTGCCAGCAAGTTAAGGAGCAGCAACATTGGAACTTCCTCTGGGGCTGTATTGGAAGTCTTTCTACAGGATGCTGGGGATGGCCATATTGTCAACCCTGCCAGGGAGGAAGACGAGGAACCTGTTAGAATTCCAAGCAGCATATCTGCTAAACTGAAGCCTCATCAG GTAGCAGGAATAATATTTATGTGGGAAAATGTTATCCAGTCTGTTAGAACAGTCAAATCTGGTGACAAAGGTTTTGGGTGCATTTTGGCGCATAACATGGGGCTTGGGAAAACTTTTCAG GTTATTACCTTCCTGTACGTTGTTATGAGATGTGCCCAGTTGGGACTCCGCACGGCACTTATAGTTACCCCTGTTAATGTTCTGCATAATTGGAAGAAAGAGTTCACCAAGTGGCAACCGGCCGAACTAAAGCCCCTTCGTGTGTACATGCTGGAAGATGTTCCGAG GCTAAAAAGGCTGTATTTACTTAACAAGTGGCGAGCAAAAGGTGGAGTACTTCTCATTGGTTATTCATCATTTAGGAACTTATCTCTTGGAAGACATGTGAAGGAAAAAGATACTGCAGATGAGATTTCTAATGCGTTGCAG TGTGGGCCAGATATTCTTGTATGTGATGAAGCACATATGATAAAGAATAGGAAGGCCGACACTACACACGCTCTAAAACAAGTAAAGACGCAAAGAAGAATTGCGTTAACTGGATCCCCATTACAGAATAATTTGATGGAATATTACTGT ATGGTTGATTTTGTCAGGGAAGGTTTTCTTGGAAGCAGCCATGAATTCCGCAATAG GTTCCAGAACCCGATCGAAAATGGGCAGCACACAAATTCTACATCAGATGATGTCAAGATCATGAACCAACGGTCACACATTCTGTATGAACAGCTGAAAGGCTTTGTCCAGCGAATGGACATGAATGTGGTGAAGAATGATCTACCGCCGAAGAAGGTTTTTGTCATTATCGTAAAGCTCTCTCAACTGCAAAGAAAACTATACCGAAGATTCTTGGATGTGCATGGTTTCTCAAGCGGCACTTCTGAAAAACCTTATCAGCACGGTGGCTTCTTTGCCAAATATCAAAAACTAGCCCAG ATATGgaaccacccgggccttctccagatgGCTAAAGAGCAGAGAGGAAGTCTGCGCCGAGAAGATGCTGTTGAGAACTTTCTGACGGATGAGAGTTCTAGTGacgataatcataatattgaaattcAACTGCCAAATGGAG GGAAACAGAAGAGTAGGACTGATCAGCAGTCCAAGAAAATTGACTTACTGAACGAG GAAAGTAACTGGTGGGAGAACCTTCTGGATGATAATACTTTTAAGGAAGCAGATTACAGTGGCAAAATGGTCTTGCTCCTTGATATACTGGCGACTTGTTATGAATTGGGTGACAAGGCACTAGTGTTCAGCCAGAATTTGACCACTTTGGATTTGGTGGAGTTTTATCTATCTAAGATGCAAATCAAAGGAAAAGAAGGCAAATATTGGAAGCAGGGCAAGGACTGGTACAG GCTTGATGGGAGCACTCCATCATCCGAGCGGCAGAACCTTGTCGAAAGATTTAATGACCCTGCAAACACAAGAGTAAAATGCACATTGATATCTACTCGAGCTGGATCTCTGGGTATCAACCTTCATGCAGCAAACCGTGTGGTCCTTCTGGATGGTTCATGGAATCCAACACATGATTTGCAGGCCATTTATCGGGTTTGGAG GTATGGCCAGATGAAACCTGTGTATGCTTACCGCCTAATGGCACATGGAACAATGGAAGAGAAAATATATAAGCGGCAG GTGACAAAAGAAGGGCTCGCAGCAAGAGTGGTGGATAGACAACAAGTATCTAGAACAATTTCCAAAGAAGAGATGTTGCATCTCTTTGAATTTGGTGATGAGGAATTGTTGGACGAGAGTGGGAATGATACCATAATTGATCGCACGAAGGTTGGAATGGAGAAGCTATCCATGCCCAATAGCACTGAACTACCGGTGGACACGCTCATGCTGAACCTACTTAGTGATCACCCTCG GTGGATTGCAGGTTACCATGAACACGAAGTTCTTCTGCAAGAAAACGAAGAGGAAAGACTCACCAAGGAAGAGCAAGATATGGCATGGTCAAATTTTAAACAATCGCAGCAGTTGGATGCCGTGGCAAGGAAAGCTGCACATGATCACGAGAGAAAACCAATAGAGAGCAACCCTCCCCCGCCTAAAGTTACTTCAAGAAGTCGGCAGGCGCAGCAACCAAAATCTCATTCGAACAACCAGAAGAAATGCACCAACTTGAACCACATGCTGACTCTCAGAAGCCACGGTACCAAAGCTGGATGCACGACAAGCTGTGACGAATGTGGCCAGACCATTAGTTGGGAGACACTAAACAGATCAGATGGTAGATTGAGGTGA
- the LOC119268084 gene encoding protein CHROMATIN REMODELING 20-like isoform X2 translates to MDVNGKLSDGDLNKTEALHSNGQPVDDVIIIESEGDENKVVVETNIIEGPFEEHKEHRCGKTDNSVHEEASTSTDDDSDSDLYGFLRESENEQTSESDVEETDIEVALPEEKVEELVAEFHDVESKAAEAQESLEKESLEKIEAEVRLELSERLQGDALDLAVAIEMEQFKKEWSTELDDLEIRSAVLLEELDAAGVELPSLYKSIESQAPNVCETEAWKNRTHWAGSQVPEQANLSIRKADEYLQSCRPVRRKHGRLLEEGASGFLAGKVPLVDDDSVQCHEKSWSSFNELIKSIKCAKTSFGSSNWASVYLANTPQEAAALGLQFPGVDEVEEIAEVDGAVDDIKCVDEIELSEEQRRKYRKVREEDDAKAIKRLRRYMEKRTDGWCKGNVGLTSSSNGCCKLPLSLDDGVLDANRGRPLSEKQKMDKDEVSAELLKRTREDDVELDHKRSKTIVIESDDDMQMDSKLVLHIKDSEHSSAELEKGVDIIDLDLFPSQSPKFSDMDLPKSFKCTICTKMLNASDVHRHPVLDVAVCGSCRFLVIEKNRLEGPVSGGYCTWCVQCEQLLSCSSCKMLFCTKCLLKNLGEKCISEAKVTGWQCCCCQPSQLEHLVSECDKALSGVESSDLEGDNTSGTETNDPVSKHKRKKKIRRIMDDTELGEETKRKIAMEKARQEHLKSMHEQSASKLRSSNIGTSSGAVLEVFLQDAGDGHIVNPAREEDEEPVRIPSSISAKLKPHQVAGIIFMWENVIQSVRTVKSGDKGFGCILAHNMGLGKTFQVITFLYVVMRCAQLGLRTALIVTPVNVLHNWKKEFTKWQPAELKPLRVYMLEDVPRLKRLYLLNKWRAKGGVLLIGYSSFRNLSLGRHVKEKDTADEISNALQCGPDILVCDEAHMIKNRKADTTHALKQVKTQRRIALTGSPLQNNLMEYYCMVDFVREGFLGSSHEFRNRFQNPIENGQHTNSTSDDVKIMNQRSHILYEQLKGFVQRMDMNVVKNDLPPKKVFVIIVKLSQLQRKLYRRFLDVHGFSSGTSEKPYQHGGFFAKYQKLAQIWNHPGLLQMAKEQRGSLRREDAVENFLTDESSSDDNHNIEIQLPNGGKQKSRTDQQSKKIDLLNEESNWWENLLDDNTFKEADYSGKMVLLLDILATCYELGDKALVFSQNLTTLDLVEFYLSKMQIKGKEGKYWKQGKDWYRCP, encoded by the exons ATGGATGTGAATGGAAAATTATCTGATGGCGACTTAAATAAAACAGAAGCTCTTCACTCGAATGGACAGCCGGTAGATGATGTCATAATTATAGAATCTGAAGGGGATGAGAACAAAGTTGTAGTAGAAACTAACATCATAGAAGGTCCATTTGAGGAGCACAAGGAACACAGATGTGGCAAAACGGACAATAGTGTGCATGAAGAAGCATCCACTAGCACTGATGATGATTCAGACAGTGACCTGTATGGATTTCTCCGCGAGTCAGAGAATGAACAAACTTCAGAGTCTGATGTTGAGGAGACAGACATTGAG GTGGCTCTGCCCGAGGAAAAAGTCGAAGAATTAGTTGCTGAATTCCATGATGTTGAGAGCAAA GCTGCTGAGGCGCAAGAATCACTTGAAAAGGAATCACTGGAAAAAATTGAGGCTGAAGTAAGATTGGAGTTATCTGAGAGGCTCCAAGGAGATGCG TTGGACTTAGCTGTGGCAATTGAGATGGAGCAATTCAAGAAGGAATGGTCAACCGAACTTGATGATTTGGAGATCCGTAGTGCTGTTCTGCTG GAAGAACTTGATGCTGCTGGCGTTGAACTTCCCAGCCTTTATAAATCAATAGAAAGTCAAGCGCCAAATGTTTGTGAGACTGAAGCATGGAAAAACAGGACTCATTGGGCTGGTTCTCAAGTTCCTGAACAAGCTAATCTATCAATCAGAAAAGCTGATGAGTACCTGCAGTCTTGTAGACCTGTAAGGAG AAAACATGGAAGGCTGCTGGAGGAAGGTGCTAGTGGCTTTCTTGCAGGAAAAGTTCCTCTTGTGGATGATGATTCTGTACAGTGCCATGAGAAAAGTTGGAGTTCATTCAATGAACTTATTAAATCTATTAAGTGTGCCAAAACTTCTTTTGGAAGCAGTAACTGGGCATCAGTTTATCTGGCCAATACACCCCAGGAAGCTGCCGCCTTAGGTCTCCAATTTCCAGGAGTTGATGAG gtggaggagaTAGCTGAAGTTGATGGTGCTGTTGATGACATAAAATGTGTTGATGAAATAGAGCTTTCTGAAGAACAGAGGAGAAAATACAGAAAG GTAAGAGAAGAAGATGATGCAAAGGCGATAAAACGTTTGCGGCGTTATATGGAAAAAAGGACAGACGGCTGGTGCAAG GGCAACGTCGGTTTGACCTCGTCATCAAATGGATGCTGTAAGCTACCTCTGTCATTAGATGATGGTGTTTTGGACGCCAACAGGGGTCGTCCTTTATCTGAAAAACAGAAAATGGATAAAGATGAAGTTTCCGCTGAGTTGCTGAAGCGAACACGTGAAGATGATGTTGAGCTTGACCACAAGAGGTCAAAAACTATAGTGATAGAGAGTGACGATGACATGCAGATGGACAGCAAGCTAGTTCTGCATATCAAGGACAGCGAGCATAGTTCAGCAGAGCTTGAAAAGGGGGTTGACATTATTGATCTTGATCTTTTCCCATCACAAAGCCCTAAGTTTAGTGATATGGATTTACCCAAGTCTTTTAAGTGCACAATTTGCACCAAAATGTTGAATGCCTCTGATGTGCATCGTCACCCAGTACTGGATGTTGCTGTTTGTGGGTCTTGCAGATTTCTGGTGATAGAGAAGAACCGTCTTGAG GGCCCTGTATCTGGTGGTTATTGCACCTGGTGTGTTCAGTGTGAACAACTTCTAAGTTGCAGTTCCTGTAAGATGCTTTTTTGTACAAAATGCTTGTTAAAGAATCTTGGTGAGAAATGCATATCAGAAGCTAAAGTCACTGGCTGGCAGTGTTGCTGCTGCCAACCCAGTCAACTGGAACACTTAGTTTCTGAATGTGATAAGGCTCTGAGTGGTGTTGAATCTTCTGATCTCGAGGGTGACAACACTTCTGGAACCGAAACCAATGACCCTGTTAG CAAGCACAAAAGGAAAAAGAAGATAAGAAGAATCATGGATGATACAGAACTTGGGGAGGAAACAAAGCGTAAAATTGCAATGGAGAAG GCTAGGCAAGAACATTTGAAGTCAATGCATGAGCAGTCTGCCAGCAAGTTAAGGAGCAGCAACATTGGAACTTCCTCTGGGGCTGTATTGGAAGTCTTTCTACAGGATGCTGGGGATGGCCATATTGTCAACCCTGCCAGGGAGGAAGACGAGGAACCTGTTAGAATTCCAAGCAGCATATCTGCTAAACTGAAGCCTCATCAG GTAGCAGGAATAATATTTATGTGGGAAAATGTTATCCAGTCTGTTAGAACAGTCAAATCTGGTGACAAAGGTTTTGGGTGCATTTTGGCGCATAACATGGGGCTTGGGAAAACTTTTCAG GTTATTACCTTCCTGTACGTTGTTATGAGATGTGCCCAGTTGGGACTCCGCACGGCACTTATAGTTACCCCTGTTAATGTTCTGCATAATTGGAAGAAAGAGTTCACCAAGTGGCAACCGGCCGAACTAAAGCCCCTTCGTGTGTACATGCTGGAAGATGTTCCGAG GCTAAAAAGGCTGTATTTACTTAACAAGTGGCGAGCAAAAGGTGGAGTACTTCTCATTGGTTATTCATCATTTAGGAACTTATCTCTTGGAAGACATGTGAAGGAAAAAGATACTGCAGATGAGATTTCTAATGCGTTGCAG TGTGGGCCAGATATTCTTGTATGTGATGAAGCACATATGATAAAGAATAGGAAGGCCGACACTACACACGCTCTAAAACAAGTAAAGACGCAAAGAAGAATTGCGTTAACTGGATCCCCATTACAGAATAATTTGATGGAATATTACTGT ATGGTTGATTTTGTCAGGGAAGGTTTTCTTGGAAGCAGCCATGAATTCCGCAATAG GTTCCAGAACCCGATCGAAAATGGGCAGCACACAAATTCTACATCAGATGATGTCAAGATCATGAACCAACGGTCACACATTCTGTATGAACAGCTGAAAGGCTTTGTCCAGCGAATGGACATGAATGTGGTGAAGAATGATCTACCGCCGAAGAAGGTTTTTGTCATTATCGTAAAGCTCTCTCAACTGCAAAGAAAACTATACCGAAGATTCTTGGATGTGCATGGTTTCTCAAGCGGCACTTCTGAAAAACCTTATCAGCACGGTGGCTTCTTTGCCAAATATCAAAAACTAGCCCAG ATATGgaaccacccgggccttctccagatgGCTAAAGAGCAGAGAGGAAGTCTGCGCCGAGAAGATGCTGTTGAGAACTTTCTGACGGATGAGAGTTCTAGTGacgataatcataatattgaaattcAACTGCCAAATGGAG GGAAACAGAAGAGTAGGACTGATCAGCAGTCCAAGAAAATTGACTTACTGAACGAG GAAAGTAACTGGTGGGAGAACCTTCTGGATGATAATACTTTTAAGGAAGCAGATTACAGTGGCAAAATGGTCTTGCTCCTTGATATACTGGCGACTTGTTATGAATTGGGTGACAAGGCACTAGTGTTCAGCCAGAATTTGACCACTTTGGATTTGGTGGAGTTTTATCTATCTAAGATGCAAATCAAAGGAAAAGAAGGCAAATATTGGAAGCAGGGCAAGGACTGGTACAG GTGCCCCTAA